One segment of Laspinema palackyanum D2c DNA contains the following:
- the trmD gene encoding tRNA (guanosine(37)-N1)-methyltransferase TrmD, translating to MRIDIITLFPDFFTTPLQSSLLGKALANQIAAVNLVNPRDFTTDKHRRVDDEPYGGGVGMVMKPEPLFAAVESLPVLPRREVIFLSPQGQPMNRNLFWELAQNFDQLVLICGHYEGIDERVMNLVTREVSLGDFVLTGGEIPALALVDGVVRLLPGTVGKAESLEAESFEDGLLDYPHYTRPAQFRDWKVPEVLLSGHHGKIEEWRKAQQLQRTRDRRPDLLQNLDNLSAKDDNSDGDGL from the coding sequence GTGCGAATAGATATTATCACGTTATTTCCCGATTTTTTTACCACCCCACTGCAATCTTCCCTCCTTGGGAAAGCCCTTGCTAACCAGATTGCTGCGGTCAATCTCGTTAATCCTCGCGACTTTACGACGGATAAGCATCGTCGAGTCGATGACGAACCTTATGGCGGAGGAGTCGGAATGGTCATGAAACCTGAACCTTTATTTGCAGCAGTCGAATCCTTACCCGTTCTGCCTCGCCGCGAGGTGATTTTTCTCAGCCCCCAAGGGCAACCGATGAATCGTAACCTGTTCTGGGAACTCGCCCAAAATTTCGATCAACTTGTCTTGATTTGCGGACATTATGAAGGCATCGATGAACGGGTTATGAATCTCGTAACCCGCGAAGTCTCTTTGGGGGATTTCGTCTTAACCGGGGGAGAAATTCCCGCCTTAGCCTTAGTCGATGGAGTTGTCCGCCTGCTTCCAGGCACTGTGGGTAAAGCTGAATCCTTAGAAGCTGAGAGTTTTGAGGACGGATTACTTGACTATCCCCACTACACCCGACCCGCTCAATTTCGTGACTGGAAAGTACCGGAGGTGTTACTCTCGGGACATCACGGTAAAATTGAGGAATGGCGCAAAGCACAACAACTGCAACGCACTCGCGATCGCCGCCCAGACCTCCTCCAAAACCTTGATAATCTGTCAGCAAAAGATGACAATTCCGACGGGGATGGGCTATGA
- a CDS encoding DUF1517 domain-containing protein, with protein MHKFNLTLTTLLCLLLFNEVKINPTTRPMGEWIEVQSTALARTGGRSRGGSFSRPSPSRSTPSRSTPSRSTPSPSRTTNPTPSRSAPSSSGSGSSNRPSRPNNPPPTDSTPSRGNTGGRTRGGSFEAQPTPAPTPAPTPAPQTTYPSGGGTVVVPVPVPVPQPYYPTPQYSDRPYQDSAGTGLKPAPVVPPTYIPSPTAPATSQPVPGAPPSPQSGYAGTQATRNNRFPWKFLLFLLITGGAIAALWWIRSKRAAPAVSELDNDIVTVTKLQVALLASAREIQSHLTDLSLSAELDTPEGLTEFLQESALSLLRHPEYWTHVQTHSETVKSREEAGRVFEQLSIQERSKFSAETFSNVGGKIRQKQSRSQSEGDPASYVVVTLLLGTEDDQPLFGPIHSAEELRSALQQVAAITPDYLLVFELLWSPQEATDSLSYDDLLTQYSDMVQIG; from the coding sequence ATGCATAAATTTAATCTCACCTTAACCACTCTCCTTTGCCTCTTGCTTTTTAATGAAGTCAAGATTAACCCCACAACCCGCCCAATGGGAGAGTGGATAGAGGTTCAATCCACTGCTTTAGCCCGCACCGGAGGACGAAGCCGGGGGGGGTCTTTCAGTCGCCCCAGCCCCTCCCGTTCTACTCCCTCCCGTTCCACACCCTCCCGTTCTACTCCCTCCCCTTCTCGTACCACCAACCCTACTCCCAGCCGTTCTGCCCCGAGTTCTAGTGGCTCTGGTAGTAGCAACCGTCCCTCGCGCCCGAACAATCCCCCGCCCACAGATTCCACTCCCAGTCGCGGCAATACGGGAGGACGAACAAGGGGCGGTTCCTTCGAGGCGCAACCCACTCCAGCCCCCACTCCGGCCCCTACTCCGGCCCCCCAAACCACTTATCCATCCGGAGGAGGAACAGTAGTGGTCCCGGTGCCTGTTCCGGTCCCTCAACCCTACTATCCAACTCCCCAATACAGCGATCGCCCGTATCAGGATTCTGCTGGAACCGGACTCAAACCCGCCCCAGTCGTACCGCCAACTTATATCCCCAGTCCCACTGCACCGGCAACCAGCCAACCCGTCCCAGGCGCACCTCCGTCTCCCCAATCGGGCTATGCCGGGACCCAAGCTACTCGGAATAATCGCTTTCCCTGGAAATTTTTACTGTTTTTACTGATTACCGGAGGGGCGATCGCTGCCCTCTGGTGGATTCGTTCTAAACGTGCAGCCCCTGCCGTCTCAGAACTCGACAATGATATTGTCACCGTCACCAAATTGCAGGTTGCCCTATTAGCTTCCGCCCGAGAGATTCAATCCCATCTCACCGATTTAAGCCTCAGCGCCGAACTCGATACTCCCGAAGGACTGACGGAATTTTTACAAGAATCCGCCTTATCCTTACTCCGCCATCCGGAATATTGGACTCATGTTCAAACCCATTCGGAAACGGTTAAAAGTCGGGAAGAAGCGGGGCGAGTTTTTGAGCAATTATCGATTCAAGAACGCAGTAAATTTAGTGCAGAAACCTTCAGTAATGTTGGGGGTAAAATTCGGCAAAAACAATCCCGCTCTCAATCCGAAGGAGACCCCGCCTCTTATGTCGTGGTGACCCTCCTCCTGGGAACGGAAGATGATCAGCCCCTATTCGGACCCATCCATTCTGCGGAAGAACTGCGATCGGCCCTCCAACAAGTTGCCGCCATCACTCCAGATTATCTGTTAGTGTTTGAGTTACTCTGGAGTCCCCAGGAAGCCACGGATAGTTTGAGCTATGATGACTTGCTAACTCAGTATAGTGATATGGTTCAAATTGGATAA
- a CDS encoding DUF1517 domain-containing protein produces the protein MIHSELDNDIVTVSQLQIAVSAGVSSIQSQLSNLSLKADTKTPEGLYKLLEVTVEQLLENALYWTHLLGSSETFESREAAEEVFENLSLEERGKFSAETLSNVEGKITQTDKAAVIQNGGEGAYVVITLLLGTAHDQPLFAPIDTIGGMKTALSQLRSLSSDYLLVLELLWSPQAETDTLSVQDMATYYGNMKAIA, from the coding sequence ATGATACATTCAGAACTCGATAACGATATCGTCACCGTGAGCCAACTCCAGATTGCCGTCAGTGCTGGAGTGAGTTCAATCCAATCTCAATTGTCCAACTTAAGCCTGAAAGCCGACACGAAAACCCCGGAGGGATTATATAAATTACTCGAAGTTACCGTAGAACAATTGCTCGAAAACGCCCTCTATTGGACTCATCTTTTAGGCAGTTCGGAAACTTTCGAGAGTCGCGAAGCAGCAGAAGAGGTATTTGAAAACTTATCCCTTGAGGAACGGGGTAAATTTAGCGCGGAAACCCTGAGTAATGTGGAGGGAAAAATTACCCAAACCGATAAAGCGGCAGTGATTCAGAACGGAGGAGAAGGGGCCTATGTGGTGATTACGTTATTGCTGGGGACAGCACACGATCAGCCGTTATTTGCCCCAATTGATACGATCGGTGGGATGAAAACAGCGCTCAGTCAATTGCGATCGCTCTCGTCGGACTATCTACTCGTCTTAGAATTGCTATGGAGTCCGCAAGCTGAAACCGATACTCTATCGGTGCAGGATATGGCAACCTACTATGGCAATATGAAGGCGATCGCATAA
- a CDS encoding type II toxin-antitoxin system HigB family toxin: protein MRIIARSTLREFWQLHADAEQPLKAWFQDVRNQKWTSPADIKAIYANASILPNNRVVFNIKGNNYRIIVHVRYDLGIVFIRFVGTHQEYDNIDATTI from the coding sequence GTGAGGATTATTGCTCGCAGTACATTACGAGAGTTTTGGCAGCTACACGCGGATGCTGAACAACCGTTAAAGGCTTGGTTTCAGGATGTCCGTAACCAGAAATGGACAAGTCCAGCAGATATTAAAGCGATTTATGCTAATGCGAGTATTCTTCCCAATAATCGTGTAGTTTTTAATATAAAGGGGAATAATTATCGGATAATTGTTCATGTTCGTTATGACCTTGGGATTGTTTTTATTCGCTTTGTTGGGACACATCAAGAATATGATAATATTGATGCAACCACGATTTAA
- a CDS encoding helix-turn-helix domain-containing protein: MNLKPIKTEADYRQALAEVERLFDAPVNMTDGDRLEVLTTLIEVYEEQHHPIELPSPYEAILYHLESRQPPVLSFIDGLKRRGVSEQVIQEALNELVIENE; encoded by the coding sequence ATGAATTTGAAACCGATTAAAACTGAGGCAGATTATCGTCAAGCTTTAGCGGAGGTTGAACGGTTATTTGATGCGCCTGTAAATATGACCGATGGGGATAGGCTTGAGGTTCTGACCACCCTAATCGAAGTCTATGAAGAACAACATCATCCGATTGAGTTACCATCCCCTTATGAGGCCATTTTATACCATCTGGAAAGTCGCCAGCCACCTGTTTTAAGTTTTATTGATGGATTGAAGCGGCGCGGGGTAAGTGAGCAAGTGATTCAAGAGGCTTTAAATGAATTGGTAATTGAAAATGAATAA
- a CDS encoding DUF3368 domain-containing protein, whose translation MIDERLGRREAIDLGLSITGLLGILLVAKRRGLMTQIRPIIDGLILDANFRIGPNLYREVLAAAGE comes from the coding sequence TTGATTGATGAACGGTTAGGACGAAGGGAAGCGATTGATTTAGGGTTGTCGATTACGGGATTATTAGGAATTTTGCTAGTGGCAAAGCGTCGGGGTTTGATGACTCAGATTAGACCGATTATAGATGGTTTAATCTTGGACGCTAATTTTCGGATTGGGCCAAATTTATATAGAGAGGTTTTAGCGGCTGCTGGGGAATGA